A genomic window from Salvia hispanica cultivar TCC Black 2014 chromosome 5, UniMelb_Shisp_WGS_1.0, whole genome shotgun sequence includes:
- the LOC125188477 gene encoding synaptotagmin-1-like encodes MGFVSMIMGFCGFGVGISSGLVAGYFLFIYFQPSDVKNPTIRPLVEQDSKTLQQLLPEIPFWVKNPDYDRVDWLNKFLEVMWPYLDKAICKTAKNIATPIISEQIPKYKIESLEFEALTLGALPPTFQGMKVYLTEEKELIMEPALKWAGNPNVTVAVKAYGLKATVQVVDLQVFALPRITLKPLVPSFPCFANIFVSLMEKPHVDFGLKLGGADLMSIPGLYGFVQETIKDQVANMYLWPKTLEVQVLDPTKAMKKPVGILHAKVVRALKLKKKDLLGASDPYVKLKLTETKAPSKKTTVKHKNLNPEWNEEFSMVVKDPETQALELLVYDWEQVGKHEKMGMNVVPLKDLPPDESKTLTLPLLKNMDPNDVQNDKVRGQIEVELTYKPFKDEDLPKDFEETGEVQKAPEGTPPGGGALVVTVHEAQDVEGKHHTNPYVRIICKGEERKTKQVKKNRDPRWDEVFTFMMEEPPLKDKLHVEVLSTSTRIGLLHPKETLGYVDISLADVVSNKRINEKFHLIDSKNGRIQIELQWQTS; translated from the exons ATGGGTTTTGTCAGTATGATAATGGGGTTTTGTGGATTTGGAGTAGGGATTTCTTCTGGATTGGTTGCTGGATATTTCTTATTCATCTACTTTCAGCCTTCCGATGTTAAG AATCCTACAATCCGCCCTTTGGTTGAGCAAGACTCTAAAACTCTGCAACAGTTATTACCTGAAATACCCTTCTGGGTGAAAAATCCAGACTATGATCGT GTTGACTGGCTTAACAAGTTTCTTGAAGTTATGTGGCCTTACCTGGACAAG GCAATTTGCAAGACAGCCAAAAATATTGCTACTCCAATTATTTCTGAACaaattccaaaatataaaattgagtcCCTTGAATTCGAAGCACTAACTCTGGGAGCTCTACCACCTACTTTTCAAG GGATGAAAGTCTATCTTACTGAAGAAAAGGAGTTGATTATGGAGCCTGCTTTGAAATGGGCAGGAAATCCTAATGTCACTGTTGCAGTGAAAGCCTATGGACTAAAAGCAACAGTTCAG GTTGTTGATTTGCAAGTGTTTGCTCTGCCCCGCATTACACTTAAGCCTCTTGTTCCTAGCTTTCCATGTTTCGCAAACATCTTTGTGTCTCTTATGGAGAAG CCTCATGTTGACTTTGGACTTAAGCTTGGTGGGGCTGATCTCATGTCAATTCCTGGCCTATATGGGTTTGTACAG GAAACTATTAAAGATCAAGTTGCTAACATGTATCTGTGGCCTAAAACCCTTGAAGTGCAAGTTTTGGATCCGACAAA AGCTATGAAGAAGCCTGTTGGGATTCTTCATGCGAAGGTTGTGCGGGCACTAAagctgaagaagaaagatCTACTAGGGGCATCCGATCCTTATGTTAAACTGAAGCTCACTGAAACAAAGGCTCCATCCAAGAAGACCACAGTGAAACATAAGAATTTGAATCCTGAGTGGAATGAAGAATTCAGCATGGTAGTAAAAGATCCTGAAACACAAGCATTGGAACTTCTTGTTTATGACTGGGAGCAG gTGGGCAAACATGAAAAGATGGGTATGAATGTAGTTCCATTGAAGGACCTCCCCCCGGATGAATCAAAAACTTTGACGCTGCCTCTGCTTAAGAATATGGACCCAAATGATGTTCAAAATGATAAGGTGCGTGGTCAGATTGAGGTCGAGTTGACATACAAACCTTTTAAGGATGAGGATTTGCCAAAAGATTTTGAGGAAACTGGTGAAGTACAAAAGGCTCCTGAGGGCACACCACCGGGTGGAGGTGCACTAGTGGTTACAGTCCATGAAGCTCAAGATGTTGAGGGAAAGCACCACACTAACCCATATGTCCGCATCATTTGCAAAGGAGAGGAGCGAAAAACTAAG CAAGTTAAGAAGAACCGGGATCCTAGGTGGGATGAGGTTTTCACATTCATGATGGAAGAACCACCTTTGAAGGATAAGCTCCATGTGGAAGTACTCAGCACATCAACCAGGATCGGCCTGCTGCACCCAAAG GAAACATTAGGTTATGTTGATATCAGCCTAGCAGATGTTGTCAGCAACAAAAGGATCAATGAGAAGTTCCATCTCATCGACTCGAAGAATGGGCGGATACAAATTGAGCTGCAGTGGCAAACATCTTGA
- the LOC125190377 gene encoding L-ascorbate peroxidase 3, translating into MAKVIVDSEYLKDVDRARRELRALISNKNCAPIMLRLAWHDAGTYDVNTKTGGPNGSIRNEEEYAHGANSGLKIALEFCEQVKSKCPKITYADLYQLAGVVAVEVTGGPTVSFVPGRKDSKISPKEGRLPDANKGVPHLKEVFYRMGLSDKDIVALSGGHTLGRAHPERSGFEGAWTKEPLKFDNSYFQELLKGESEGLLKLSTDLALLDDPDFRRYVELYAKDEDAFFRDYAESHKKLSELGFTPPGAKTIVKDATILAQSAFGVAVAAAVVIAGYLYEARKR; encoded by the exons ATGGCCAAAGTTATCGTCGACTCCGAATACCTCAAGGATGTCGACAGAGCTCGCCGCGAGCTCCGCGCTCTCATCTCCAACAAAAATTGCGCGCCGATCATGCTTCGATTGGC GTGGCATGACGCGGGGACTTATGATGTGAACACCAAGACCGGAGGTCCGAACGGTTCGATCCGGAATGAGGAGGAGTACGCTCACGGAGCTAACAGTGGCTTGAAAATAGCGCTTGAATTTTGCG AACAAGTGAAGTCTAAATGCCCGAAAATTACATATGCCGATCTCTACCAG CTTGCAGGTGTTGTTGCAGTTGAAGTTACTGGTGGGCCCACAGTCAGTTTTGTTCCTGGTAGAAAG GACTCAAAGATTTCTCCGAAGGAAGGGCGGCTTCCAGATGCTAATAAag GAGTGCCACATCTGAAGGAGGTGTTTTATCGGATGGGTTTATCTGATAAAGACATTGTAGCACTTTCTGGCGGTCACACCCTG GGAAGGGCACATCCTGAAAGATCAGGCTTCGAAGGTGCTTGGACTAAAGAGCCACTGAAATTTGACAATTCATATTTTCA GGAGCTTCTCAAGGGGGAATCAGAGGGCCTGCTAAAACTCTCCACTGATCTGGCTTTGCTGGATGATCCTGACTTTAGGCGTTACGTGGAGCTTTATGCTAAG GATGAAGATGCCTTCTTTAGAGACTACGCAGAGTCACACAAAAAGCTTTCTGAATTAGGTTTCACTCCTCCTGGTGCTAAGACAATCGTCAAAGATGCCACTATATTAGCACAAAGTGCTTTCGGAGTTGCTGTTGCTGCTGCCGTTGTGATTGCTGGCTACTTATATGAAGCCAGGAAAAGATGA
- the LOC125186646 gene encoding rac-like GTP-binding protein 5 isoform X3, with the protein MSTSRFIKCVTVGDGGVGKTCLLISYTTNSFPTGYIPTVFDNFSVNMRVGGSSVNLSLWDSAGQEDYNRLRPLSYHGANVFILVFSLISKTSYDSVHNKWNSELRHYAPNVPIIVVGSKTDLRDDKQFFVDDPEAVLISTAEGEELKEMIGAAAYIECSSKTQQNVKAVFDEAIKVIVQQPKQGKKKKTKGQQKCSIL; encoded by the exons ATGTCCACATCAAG GTTCATAAAATGCGTCACCGTCGGAGACGGAGGCGTTGGTAAAACTTGCTTGCTCATTTCCTACACCACAAACTCCTTTCCTACG GGTTACATCCCGACtgtatttgacaattttagtGTGAATATGAGGGTGGGTGGGAGCAGTGTTAATCTATCGCTGTGGGACTCTGCTG GTCAGGAGGATTACAATAGATTGAGACCACTAAGCTACCATGGAGCTAATGTGTTTATACTtgtattctctcttatttccAAAACTAGTTATGACAGTGTCCACAACAAG TGGAATTCTGAGTTGAGGCATTATGCTCCTAATGTTCCCATAATTGTTGTCGGATCAAAGACTG atCTTCGAGATGATAAACAATTCTTTGTGGACGACCCTGAGGCGGTACTCATCTCAACTGCAGAG GGAGAGGAGCTCAAGGAAATGATTGGAGCAGCTGCTTACATTGAATGTAGTTCCAAGACACAACAG AATGTGAAAGCTGTCTTTGATGAAGCTATCAAGGTCATTGTGCAGCAACCAAAACaagggaagaaaaagaagacaaaGGGCCAACAAAAGTGCAGCATACTGTGA
- the LOC125186646 gene encoding protein MCM10 homolog isoform X2: MSTPNHQDDLDLLLSLEDRVLETPPASPSGYLSDDGRPQRTGPVDLSAFRDVVGDCLDYDAKDAKRAQSSGKSKSKGSKDIEVEKFSGLRIQNPVVSRVELSNHLSDIKYVQLDTIKNLIKGDTLSGCWATIGVLAEKGAPRMSSIGKTFAIWKIGCLGDETISLFLFGDAYQKSCEAKVGTIFALLNCSVRKDKPGTFSLSIFAAKHILKLGTSADMGVCQGKGKDGDPCTAVIDKRRRKFCNFHAHNSSKKYTSTRTELKGGNLRTGFRDYLKSEGIYVVKPTEAKTSSTKSTKLLSVEGLKRALSKADKVTTNVHSQGIRFMNHITAERDIKLNKATSLPRQQTSRPDNNRFRQGQEPDAKRLKTDPKKSQEKNTKEVGVKMIELDFLSSDEEL, from the exons ATGTCGACACCTAACCACCAAGACGATCTCGATCTCCTCCTGTCGCTTGAGGATCGCGTGCTCGAAACGCCGCCGGCTTCTCCATCAG GGTATTTATCAGACGATGGGAGGCCACAGCGAACTGGGCCTGTGGATTTGTCTGCTTTCCGAGATGTGGTGGGAGATTGCCTTGATTATGATGCTAAAGATGCCAAGAGAGCTCAGAGCTCTGGGAAGAGCAAGAGCAAAGGCTCGAAAGATATTGAAGTTGAGAAGTTTTCAGGATTGCGAATCCA GAATCCAGTGGTCTCCCGTGTTGAGTTGAGCAACCATTTATCAGATATTAAATATGTTCAGTTAGACACAATAAA GAATTTGATTAAAGGAGATACTCTGTCTGGGTGTTGGGCCACTATTGGTGTTTTAGCAGAAAAGGGTGCACCGAGGATGAGTTCCATAGGAAAGACTTTTGCAATTTGGAAAATTGGATGCTTAGGTGATGAGACCATTTCTCTCTTCTTGTTTGGGGATGCATATCAGAAGAGCTGTGAGGCGAAAGTAGGAACCATCTTCGCTCTACTCAATTGCAGCGTCCGCAAAGATAAACCA GGAACATTTTCATTGAGTATCTTTGCTGCTAAGCATATTCTGAAGCTAGGCACTTCTGCAGATATGGGGGTTTGTCAGGGAAAAGGAAAGGATGGAGACCCTTGCACAGCAGTTATTGACAA ACGGCGTAGAAAATTCTGCAACTTCCACGCACAT AATTCTTCGAAGAAATACACATCTACAAGGACAGAGCTCAAAGGAGG GAATTTAAGGACAGGCTTCAGAGATTATCTCAAGTCTGAAGGAATCTATGTGGTGAAACCTACAGAAGCGAAAACAAGCTCAACAAAGTCTACTAAGTTATTGTCTGTGGAAGGACTTAAGAGGGCATTGAG CAAGGCAGACAAAGTGACAACAAATGTACACTCTCAAGGAATAAGGTTTATGAATCACATCACAG CGGAAAGGGATATCAAATTGAACAAAGCCACTAGCCTTCCACGTCAGCAAACGAGTAGACCAGACAACAACAG ATTCAGACAAGGCCAAGAACCAGATGCCAAGAGATTGAAAACAGATCCTAAAAAGTCCCAAGAAAAGAACACCAAAGAGGTTGGTGTTAAGATGATTGAGTTAGATTTTCTTAGTTCCGATGAAGAGCTTTGA
- the LOC125186646 gene encoding protein MCM10 homolog isoform X1 — translation MSTPNHQDDLDLLLSLEDRVLETPPASPSGYLSDDGRPQRTGPVDLSAFRDVVGDCLDYDAKDAKRAQSSGKSKSKGSKDIEVEKFSGLRIQNPVVSRVELSNHLSDIKYVQLDTIKNLIKGDTLSGCWATIGVLAEKGAPRMSSIGKTFAIWKIGCLGDETISLFLFGDAYQKSCEAKVGTIFALLNCSVRKDKPGTFSLSIFAAKHILKLGTSADMGVCQGKGKDGDPCTAVIDKRRRKFCNFHAHNSSKKYTSTRTELKGGNLRTGFRDYLKSEGIYVVKPTEAKTSSTKSTNASSYRFIKCVTVGDGGVGKTCLLISYTTNSFPTGYIPTVFDNFSVNMRVGGSSVNLSLWDSAGQEDYNRLRPLSYHGANVFILVFSLISKTSYDSVHNKWNSELRHYAPNVPIIVVGSKTDLRDDKQFFVDDPEAVLISTAEGEELKEMIGAAAYIECSSKTQQNVKAVFDEAIKVIVQQPKQGKKKKTKGQQKCSIL, via the exons ATGTCGACACCTAACCACCAAGACGATCTCGATCTCCTCCTGTCGCTTGAGGATCGCGTGCTCGAAACGCCGCCGGCTTCTCCATCAG GGTATTTATCAGACGATGGGAGGCCACAGCGAACTGGGCCTGTGGATTTGTCTGCTTTCCGAGATGTGGTGGGAGATTGCCTTGATTATGATGCTAAAGATGCCAAGAGAGCTCAGAGCTCTGGGAAGAGCAAGAGCAAAGGCTCGAAAGATATTGAAGTTGAGAAGTTTTCAGGATTGCGAATCCA GAATCCAGTGGTCTCCCGTGTTGAGTTGAGCAACCATTTATCAGATATTAAATATGTTCAGTTAGACACAATAAA GAATTTGATTAAAGGAGATACTCTGTCTGGGTGTTGGGCCACTATTGGTGTTTTAGCAGAAAAGGGTGCACCGAGGATGAGTTCCATAGGAAAGACTTTTGCAATTTGGAAAATTGGATGCTTAGGTGATGAGACCATTTCTCTCTTCTTGTTTGGGGATGCATATCAGAAGAGCTGTGAGGCGAAAGTAGGAACCATCTTCGCTCTACTCAATTGCAGCGTCCGCAAAGATAAACCA GGAACATTTTCATTGAGTATCTTTGCTGCTAAGCATATTCTGAAGCTAGGCACTTCTGCAGATATGGGGGTTTGTCAGGGAAAAGGAAAGGATGGAGACCCTTGCACAGCAGTTATTGACAA ACGGCGTAGAAAATTCTGCAACTTCCACGCACAT AATTCTTCGAAGAAATACACATCTACAAGGACAGAGCTCAAAGGAGG GAATTTAAGGACAGGCTTCAGAGATTATCTCAAGTCTGAAGGAATCTATGTGGTGAAACCTACAGAAGCGAAAACAAGCTCAACAAAGTCTACTAA CGCCTCTAGTTATAGGTTCATAAAATGCGTCACCGTCGGAGACGGAGGCGTTGGTAAAACTTGCTTGCTCATTTCCTACACCACAAACTCCTTTCCTACG GGTTACATCCCGACtgtatttgacaattttagtGTGAATATGAGGGTGGGTGGGAGCAGTGTTAATCTATCGCTGTGGGACTCTGCTG GTCAGGAGGATTACAATAGATTGAGACCACTAAGCTACCATGGAGCTAATGTGTTTATACTtgtattctctcttatttccAAAACTAGTTATGACAGTGTCCACAACAAG TGGAATTCTGAGTTGAGGCATTATGCTCCTAATGTTCCCATAATTGTTGTCGGATCAAAGACTG atCTTCGAGATGATAAACAATTCTTTGTGGACGACCCTGAGGCGGTACTCATCTCAACTGCAGAG GGAGAGGAGCTCAAGGAAATGATTGGAGCAGCTGCTTACATTGAATGTAGTTCCAAGACACAACAG AATGTGAAAGCTGTCTTTGATGAAGCTATCAAGGTCATTGTGCAGCAACCAAAACaagggaagaaaaagaagacaaaGGGCCAACAAAAGTGCAGCATACTGTGA
- the LOC125190378 gene encoding MYB-like transcription factor 4 yields MGRSPCCEKAHTNKGAWTKEEDDRLIAYIRAHGEGCWRSLPKAAGLLRCGKSCRLRWINYLRPDLKRGNFTEDEDDLIIKLHSLLGNKWSLIAGRLPGRTDNEIKNYWNTHIRRKLLSRGIDPATHRAMNEPAEAAKTISFSAKEEVVVRERERSPVVVKREKCPDLNLELRISPPNQREGGGGGTLCFGCSTGIHKSKDCSCGGDDNNINMSNINGSSSYSGYDFLGMKAGVLDYRSLEMK; encoded by the exons atgggaagaTCTCCCTGCTGTGAGAAAGCTCACACTAACAAAGGCGCATGGACAAAGGAGGAAGACGACCGCCTCATCGCCTACATCCGGGCCCACGGCGAGGGCTGCTGGCGCTCCCTCCCCAAAGCCGCCGGCCTCCTCCGCTGCGGCAAGAGCTGCCGCCTCCGCTGGATCAACTACCTCCGCCCCGACCTCAAGCGCGGCAACTTCACCGAAGACGAAGATGATCTCATCATCAAACTCCACAGCCTTCTCGGCAACAA GTGGTCTTTGATAGCGGGGAGATTGCCGGGAAGGACAGACAACGAGATCAAGAACTACTGGAACACGCACATACGAAGGAAGCTTCTGAGCCGGGGGATCGACCCGGCGACGCACCGGGCGATGAACGAGCCGGCGGAGGCGGCGAAGACAATCTCGTTCTCGGCGAaggaggaggtggtggtgagagagagggagaggagcCCGGTGGTGGTGAAGAGGGAGAAATGCCCGGATTTGAATCTTGAGCTGAGAATCAGCCCGCCGAATCAGAGGgagggcggcggcggtggtacGTTGTGCTTCGGGTGTAGTACGGGAATCCACAAGAGCAAAGATTGCAGCTGCGGTggtgatgataataatattaatatgagtAATATTAATGGAAGCAGCAGTTATTCTGGCTATGATTTTCTGGGCATGAAAGCTGGAGTTTTGGATTATAGAAGTTTGGAGATGAAATGA